DNA sequence from the Novosphingobium sp. KACC 22771 genome:
GCGTGACGAACGCACACACGAACCCTCGCTCCCCATGCCCCCGGGGAGCGAGGGTTTTCTTTATTCACCCACGCAAAAATCCGGTGCCACTTTGCCCGCTATGCTCTAAAGGCCAGCGCCATGATCTCTATTGCCACCTGGAACATCAACTCGGTGCGGCTGCGTATGCCGCTGGTCGAACGCTATCTGAAGGAGCATGGGCCCGATGTCCTGTGCCTTCAGGAAATCAAGACTGTGGCCGAACTGTTTCCCGCGCAGGCCTTTGCCGATCTGGGCTATACCTATCAGGCGGTGCATGGGCAAAAGGGCTATCACGGCGTGGCGACGGTCAGCCGCATCCCCTTTACCGAGGTGTCGCGCCACGACTGGCAGGCCAATGGCGAAGCGCGCCACGTCGGCGTGCGGTTGAGCGACAGCGGCGTGGTGATTGAAAACGTCTATATCCCGGCGGGCGGCGACGAGCCTGACCGCGAGATCAACCCCAAGTTCGGCCAGAAGCTCGATTTCCTTGAGCGCATGACGCAATGGGCAGGGGCCGTGAAAGATCCCACGATCATCCTTGGCGATTTCAACATCGCGCCGCTGGAAAGCGATGTGTGGAGCCACAAGGCGCTGCTCAAGGTGGTCAGCCATACGCCGATCGAGGTCGAGACGCTGGAGCGTTTCAGGGCCGCGCATGATTTTGTCGATATCGGCCGCCAGTTGATCACCGCGCCCCAGCGTTATTATTCCTGGTGGTCCTATCGGGCCAAGGACTGGCGGGTTAACGACAAGGGCCGCCGCCTCGACCATATCTGGGGCTCGCCCAGCGTGGCGGCGCAGGCCCGCGCCCACCGCGTGTTCGAGGACGCGCGCGACTGGACGCAATGCTCGGACCACGTGCCGCTCATCACCGAGTTTGATCTGTAATGAGCGCGACGCGGCGGGTTGCGCGGGCGCTCGATGCGCTGCGCCATGGTTGGGCGGTGCGGATCGGCCCGTGGGTGCTGCTGCCTGCGGAAACCGGTTTTGGGGCGGGCGTGGCCTCGCGCCGGATGCTGATTTCCGCCGCGCGGGCCACAACGCTCAAACTGGCCAACCAGCGCGATGCGGCAGAGCCGGAAAGCCCGGTGCTGATTCGCGGCGCAGAAGCTTTCGATCTGACGCTGGCCCGGGCGATGGGGGATCCCGCGCTCGATCTGGCCAACCCGCTCAAGGGGCCGTTTCTGGCCGAGCCGATTGCCGATCATGACAGCGCCGTGGCCGCGATGGAACTGGCGCGGCTGGCCGGGGTCCTGCCCGCCTTCCTCGTCGATCCCAGCGGGGTGGAGGAAGCGCAGGAGGTTTCCGCCGCCGATCTGGAGGACTGGAAAGACCCGCGCCA
Encoded proteins:
- a CDS encoding exodeoxyribonuclease III, whose amino-acid sequence is MISIATWNINSVRLRMPLVERYLKEHGPDVLCLQEIKTVAELFPAQAFADLGYTYQAVHGQKGYHGVATVSRIPFTEVSRHDWQANGEARHVGVRLSDSGVVIENVYIPAGGDEPDREINPKFGQKLDFLERMTQWAGAVKDPTIILGDFNIAPLESDVWSHKALLKVVSHTPIEVETLERFRAAHDFVDIGRQLITAPQRYYSWWSYRAKDWRVNDKGRRLDHIWGSPSVAAQARAHRVFEDARDWTQCSDHVPLITEFDL